The Halobacteriovorax sp. HLS DNA segment AAAATTTGTAATAACGCTAAAGTAGCAAAAAGCTTTAGCTCAAGACTGATTGGTCTAATGTTTAAAGAAAGTATGAAGGACTTTGATGGATTATTAATAACACAGTGTAATTCGATCCATACTTTTTTTATGAAATATGATTTAGATCTAATTTTCTTAAATAAGGATTATGAAGTAATTAAAGTAATTGAAAACATGAAACCTTGGAGAATGTCATTGATGTATTTTTCGGCGACTCAAGTTTTAGAAGTCGTCGCAGGAACATTACAGGGGCGGATTGTTAAAGGTAATAAACTGGATATTAAATGTATAAACTAGTCGTTGTTGGCGGAAAATTAAGAGGTGAGGAATTCGTTTTAGAAAACGGAGAAAATACACTCGGTCGAAGTGAAGAATGTAGTATTCCGTTTGCTGTTAATGGTGTATCTAAAAAACATATGGCCGTCACAGTAACAGGGGATGCTGCTTATTTGCAAGATCTTGGAAGTTCTAATGGTACTTTTTTAAATGGTAAAATAGTTAAAAGAGCGACTATTAAGAATGGCGATAAAATAGCATTACCAGATTCAATTTTACAGGTTGTGTATGTCGCAGAGAAAAAGGTCGTAATCAAAAAAAGAGCTACCAGTGAAGAAGATGAAGATGATGTAGATTTCATTACAGATATCCCTCCTGTGCCGGAGTCATTACCTGCTAAGATTATTTGGGCATTTAAGTATAAAGTGATGCCTGTCTTTCATGGAATAAATGAAGAATATGAATGGAGAGTTCTGTTTGGAATTCTTTTGGCACTTTTAAGTGTCGTAACTATTACTTTAACTATTTTTCCGGTAATTCAAACAAGTCGTAGAACTCTTTTACTTGAAACAGCTGAGCGTGGTGCGCACTATGCAGAAGAGATTGCAAGAACTAACGCAAAAGCTCTTGAAACAAAGAATTTAGATCAGTTGAATACTGCATTCATGAATAATATTAAAGACGTAAAAAGTTACGATCTGTTTGACCTTGAAGGTCGAATTGTAAGACCGCTTGTGCGTATGAATAGTTATATTGATGATACTCACTCTATTAAAGTGAAGGAATGGGCTGAAAAGACTAAGAATGATGAACTGTCCGTTTATAAGAAAAGGCTACCTGATGATGAAATCGGAATCGGTAGAAAAATTGTTTCATACAATTTTAAGACAGGAGTTATGGAACCGGTAGGTGTTATCGCCATTAGGTTTAGCCCAAAGTCACTCGCTGTAGAGGCACAAGAAAGTACAAAGTCTTATCTAGAAGCACTTATGACTTCTTTCTTAGTGGCCATCATATTCTTTGCAATTGTTTATTACTTAACAATACGTCCACTTGAAGAGATGAAATATCAAATTGAAGAGTCCCTTCGTGGAAAGAGAAGAAATGTGGAGAGTCGATTTCTATTCAGTGAAATGAATGGCCTTAGATCATCGGTAAATTCAATTTTACAACGAATTCGTGAACTTCAAAGTGAAGAAGCAGATAGCGAATTTGCTGAAATGGAGTCTGATGAAGGTTATGTAAATAGCTTGAAAGAATTTATGAGAGGCGCGGGCGTAGGTGTTATAGTTCTTAATTCCGAAAAATCCGTTGAAGCTGTAAATAATGAAGCTGAAGATATAACAGGAATAAGAGAATCAAGTTCTCAAGGAATGAATATATCTGATGTATCTAGAGAGAAAGGGTTTGCTGGCACAGTTATTGAGCTATGTGATAACTCTGCTAATAATGGTGGTACTAATCAAGAGGGAGAATATGAGTTACAAGGGAATCCGTATGCGATCCACGTAACAGCACTTTTAGGCAGAGATAACTTTGCTAAAGCTTTTTATATAACATTTGTTAAAGCATGAAGTCACAGAACGTAAGAATAACAAGAGATTTAACTAGACCAGAAGCTGAAGGCGTTCACTTTCGTCTTTTGTGTATGACTGGGAAAAATAAAGGTCTTGTATATTACCTTAAAGGTAAGCGGGTTGTTCTAGGACGTTCTGATAAAATTGATGTTCAAGTGTTAGACACTAAGAGCTCGAGAGAGCATGCCGAGTTAACAAGATTTGGGAATACATATATCGCAACAGATCTTGGTTCTCAAAATGGTATTATCATTAATGATCTTAAAGTTAGTCAACACCAATTGACTGATGGAGATAAGATCATCATAGGTCAAACTGTGTTTAAGTTTAATATCATAGTTGTGAAAAATGAACTCATCGAAGTAGATGAAGAAGATGAAGACGAAGAAGATGATGACGAGGAATACGAAGAAGAGGTAACAAAAAAATCAAAGAAGAAGGCCGCTTCTCCTGCTGATAAGAAAAAAAAGTTAATATACGCCGCTGTCGCTGTTCTTCTTGTCGTTATGTTCTTGCCAAGTGAACCGCCGAAAAAAACAACAAAAAAACCTGTCGTTGCGAAAGAGGATAAATCATTGGCGGAAGTTTTACGCAATCGCAATAAAGACTATGATCAAGAAACTGAAGAAAAGATAGATGTTATACTACATAGAGGTTATAGGGAATTGAGAGAAAATAACTATATGCGAGCAATTGAAGAATTTAATATGGCCTTAATCTTAAGTCCAAATCATGGGAGGGCAAGTGCTTCTCTTGAAAAGTCTAAAATGTTGCTAGATGAACAAGTTAAAAGTCAGTTTAATAAAGCAAAAAGAGAGATTGACTCTCTGAAATATCAGAAAGCCGTAAGGATTTATTGTTCAATCCTTAGGTATTTGCAAGAAAAGCCTGAAGATGAAAGATATAAAAGGGCAGATAAAGAAATTAAAGCAATAATCGATGAACAAGGTTTGAGGGCGGATGAAGTTAAGTGTTTCTAAAAATAATATTCCGTATGAAGACTTTGACTTAACTAGCGAATTAACAATTGCTGGTCAGGGACTAAGCTTCTTGATTGGACGCTCTTCTGAGTGTCATGTTCACCTTGATGATAAAATGGTCTCTAGAGAACATGCTGTTCTTGAGTTTAATCAGAATAAGTGGAAAATTAGACAGGTATCAGAGTATAGTCCACTTAATATAAATGGAAAAACTGTTACAGAATCAGAGATTAATTCTGGTGATATGATAATGATAGGACCTTTTGCTCTAACCTGTTTTGTTACGAATTTATCCATACCAGCGAAAGAAGAAGCTAACGAAGAAATAGTAGAAGAAAATATAGCAGAAGAAGCTGTGGAGGGAGAAGATGTCTTCACTGAAACTATTGCTGTTTCATCTGAAGAAGCGATACAGGAAGATCCTCTAGATCTAGATAACGAAAATGAGGATGTAGATGATTTAGATCCTGTTACTAATGCTGGAGGAAGCTCTCAAATTGGTGAAGCAACATCGTTTTTTTCAGGTCAAAATGATGAAGTCGAGTTTCCTGAAGACAATGATGGAACTGAAAGCTTCGGAGAACAAATTGATGGTGAAGCAGATCAATATTCTGATGAGTATGCTGATGATGGTTATGAAGATGACTATGGACTAGATGATGATTATGAGGAAGATGATAAGACCCAAGTCTTGCAGTCTTTTGCATCATTTGCGTTAGAGCTTTTTGGAGAGTTTGCACCTTATGACAAATATAATATTGAAGAGACTGAAGTCATCATAGGACGTGACCCTGCAAAATGTCACATTGTTCTTAACGACCCCGAAGTTTCTTCGACGCATGCAAAATTAAAGAAGAATAATATAACTTGTATATTGGAAGATCTTCAATCAGGGAATGGAACCATTCTCAATGGTGAGAGAATTAATCAAACAGTATTAACCAATTCGGATGAATTTATCATCGGTTCAACTACTTTTACTTTCCATGTTGGCTCAGACTTCTTAGATAAAGAAAAAGATCGTTTGATGCCCGTAGAGGAAAATCAGAGTGTTGAAGTTGAAGAAGTAGTAGAAGTCTCTGAAGATTATGAAGGAGACGTGGAAGACTTCGAATTTACGGAAGGTGGAACTTTTGGAGAAACTGAGTCCGTTGGACCTGTTCCTCTATTTTCTAAAGCCGCACTAAAAGATCCTGTTCAAAGAAAGAAATTAATTTATGGTGTCGTAGGAATATTATTAGCGATTGTCTTTCTTGCTCCTGATCCTGCAACTGAAGTAAGTAAAAAAAATAAAGAAAAGAACGCAAAGATTGAAGCTGGTCCAAAAAAGGCCCTTTCAACTCCGGAAATCAAGCTTAAACCTGAGCAATTAGAATTTGTAGATGCTCAGTATCAACTTGCAAAAGAATTAATTGAAACTGGAAAGTATGAACAGGCAATTTTTGAAATTGATAAGCTTAAGCAAGTCATTCCTGAATATAAGAACTCTAATCAGTTATATAATGTCGCTAAGACTAATTTGGCCCGAATTGAAGAACTAGAAAGAAAGCGAAGAGAAGAAATTAGAAAGAAAGTTCTACTCGCAAAGGTTGCTAAGTTAGTTGTCAAAGCTAAAGAAGCAACTAAGGAGAGACAAGAAGCTCTAGCAAGATCTCTATTTCAAGAGATCTTAAGCCTTGACCCTGAAAACTTTGATGTTCCACAGCTAAAACTAGAGTTGGATGAGTGGAAAAAAGAAATAGATCGTATTGCTGTTGAAAAAGCTGCAAGGGAAGCGGAAAGAAAGCGACAAATTAAAGAACTCGAGCCTGGGAAAACTTATTACACAAAAGGTGATTGGCATAGAGCGACGCTCAAACTGGAAACTTTTTTGAGACTTCAGGGCATGGATGCTGATCTAGTAAAAGAAGCAACAAAAATGCTTAAAGAATCAAAAGAGAATTTGAATAATGTTATTCAGCCTCTTCTTGGAAAGGCACGCTCTTTAAGTGAAGGCCAAGATCTCAAGGGCTCGTATGAGACGTATAATAAAATATTGAGTTTTGACCCAACTCATAGAGAGGCATTAAATGAAATGGATGCAATTAGAACAACTCTATATACCAGATCACGTAAGGTTTTCAGAGAGGCCATTATTGCAGAATCGTTAAGTCTTTTTAATGAAGCAAAAGAGAAATTTCAAGAAGTTCAACAAATATCTCCATCTGATAGTGAATATTATCAAAAAGCTACAGATAAACTCAAAAACTATTTGGAGTGAAAGTGGTAAAATTAAAAAGTTACAGTGTTCATACTAATCAGGGTCCGTATTTACAAATTAATGAAGATGACGCAGTTGTTGATTTAAAAAATAAGCTCTATTTAATTTTTGATGGCTTCGGTGGTTCAAATATTGGTGACAAGGCCGTAGCTCAATTAAAGGAATCAATTTTAAAGTTTTATACTAAAATTGGAGGGGACCCTGATTCAACATTTCCTTTCTACTATAGTCATAAATATTTAATTGAGGGAAATGCTCTAGTAAATTCGATGCATCTAGCGCATGCAAATCTAAAAAAAGAAAATCAACAAAAAGACCTTTCTTCAAGAGGAGGAGCATCGTGTATAGCTGCTAGTCTAGCAGACTCTATTCTAACCTTTGCTTCTACTGGTAATTGTTGCGGCTATATCTTTCGTAGGGGTGTTTTAAAGAGAATTGTTCACCCAGACTCTTTAGAAGCCCTTAGTGAAGACTCTTACGAAATACAATTTAGAACAACTCCTATGAGCGGGTTTGGTCTATTTGACGATCTTCATCTTAATGTTTTAGAGCACAAAGTAATTCCTGGTGATCTATTTGTTCTCATGACTGATGGTGCATATTCAAGACTAAGCAATGATGAGATTAAACATATAATTGAAGTAGCAGACACAAATGATGGAACAAAAATTGATAAAATTAACGAACTGGCCAATCAGCGAGGAAACTTAGATAATCAGTCGACTATTTTTCTCCAGTTTTAATAGAATAATCAGTTGCTTACCGGCCCATTATAGGTGACAATATTTTTATGGCAGAAAAAATATTAGTCGCAGATGACAGTCTTACAATTCAAAAAGTTATAGCAATCACTTTAGCAAATACTGACTATGAATTAGTCGAGTGTTTGTCACATAAAGAGCTTGTTTCTCAATTAGAATCAGATACATTTAAATTAGTTCTATTAGATTTTAATTTATCTGACTCAAAATCAGGTTACGAACTTGGACAAGAAATTAAAAAATTAAGTTCAGATGTTTCTGTACTAGCAATGCTCGGTACATTTGATACTGTTGATGATCAACAACTTTCAGATTCGGGTATTGAAGATAAAATTGTAAAACCTTTTGAAAGTGAAAAATTCATTCAAAAGTGTAGAGCTCTTATTGAAAATAGTGATGCTACTTTAGAAGATGATTTCGCTGAAGTGGAAATCCAACAAGACTTTGGTAATGATGAGATCGAAGAAGAGCAAGAAATTGGTTCTGATTGGGTTGTAGACTCACCAAAGCCTGATGATATTTCTAGCTCAAGTCTTGAAGAAGTTGATCAAAAACCGACAAGTGCTGAATTTGATACTGATACTGCCAAAAATGCCCTATCTGAAGAAATGAATAGTTGGGGAATCGAAGTTCCAGATGTAATTGGTGAAGAAAAGAAATTTGGAATTTTTCCTCCTAAGATTGAATCTGATAATGTCGAACAATCTCTTGAGGAGAATCTTCCTGATGAGAGTGATTTAGTTTATCCAGAGTTTGGAACTAGCGAGTTTGAAGAACTTGACCTTGATGATGATGAAGATCTAGATGCTACAGATCCTTCTTTTCAAATGCCAACTGACTTTAATGAAAGTACTGAAAATGTGCTATCAATTGAAGAAGAGATTGATGGAGATGAATTCTGGGCCGTAGATGAAGACGGTGAGAGTGATTCTTCTAATGTTGTTTCAATCGAAGATGTAACACAACTAAGTCCGAGTGAGAATATTTCTGATATTGATGATTTAGATGATCTAGAAGAAGAGGAAGTAGATCAAATCTTTTCTGATCTCGAAAATGAAATCGATTCTGAAAAAGAAAGCTATCATGTAGCTGAAACAAAGAATATCCCTATTGAAAAGCTTGATTTTGATTCGGATGAAATTGTTGCACAAGTAAAAGAATCACTCACACCAATTTTAGAAGAGCTTGTTAAAAAATTCTGTAAAGATAAGATTGAGCAGGTTGCATGGGAAGTAATTCCTGATCTTGCTGAGAATTTAATAAAAAAAGAAATTAAAGATATTTCTGATAGCTTAGAAAGCTAGATTAGATAAATTGAACCTGAGTATGCTTTTTGAATAAGCCCTTTGTCTTCTATAAGGGCTTCTCCACTGCTTCCAATACCTTTAAAAACTCCTTCCAAATGAAATGTATCATCTTTTATAAGCACATTTTTATTCATGTGAGCACATTTATCATTCCATTTCTTAATAACTTCAATAGAAGAGATTCTATTACTTAAAATATATTCATATAGTTCTAGAGATATGTTTTTAATTTCCTCATTGCTTAGAGATTTATTTGTTATTGAAGAACGTCCAAATTTAAATTCTTCACACTTTTCTATTTTTTCTGATTGACCAAGATTTAGACCAAGTCCTGCAACAATTTTCTCTGAATATGTTTGACATAGAATACCTCCACATTTGAATAAATCATGAGTGAGGATGTCATTAGGCCACTTGAGTTGAAGCTTATACAGACTTAAGAAGTCACAAATTAATACGCCTAGTTCTAATGAAGTTAAAGTTAGAACTTCATTAGGCTTAACTGTAAAACTTAGCGCTAGAGAATTGGAAGCGCTTTGCCATGTATTTCCTTGCCTGCCTCGACCAAGTGTTTGAAAAGAAGAAGAGAAAAGCAGTGGTTTTGTTGTGGAATTTGCTCTTAGGTACTCTAGTATTTGAGTTTGTGTTGAGTCACATTGAGGGCTATGAAAATGGATAACTTCAAGAGACATTAATATTTTCCATAGCTTTTCAAAGCTTCGTTAAAAAGTTAAATTATTTTATACAAAATTAATATAAAGGGGCCAACAACATGTCAATTATTGAAAGAACACAACCTAGAGAGATTAAGTTTACACCAGGAATTAATCCTTACGCGGCGGGTAGTGTCATTGCTGAATTTGGTAATACAAAAGTACATATCACTGCTTCTGTAGAAGAGAGTGTGCCAAGATTTTTGCTAAATAAAGGTCAAGGTTGGGTTACTGCTGAATATTCAATGCTTCCGTCTTCAACTCATACTCGTAATAGACGAGAAAGAGATAAGGTGAGCGGTAGAACTCAGGAGATTCAACGTCTCATTGGGAGAAGTCTTAGAGCTGTCATTGATATGGAAAAACTTGGCGAAAGATCAATACAGATTGATTGTGATGTTCTAGTAGCTGATGGTGGAACAAGAACGACTTCCATTTCTGGAGCGTACGTAGCACTTGAAATGGCCATAAAGAAATTAATGAAGGATGGGCTTCTGGATACTAATCCAATTAAAGAACCCCTGGCAGCTTTGAGCGTTGGTATTAACTCGCAAGGAAAAGTTATTGCTGATTTAAATTACGAAGAAGATTCAACTTGCGAAACAGATATGAATATTGTCATGACAAAATCTGGTAAATTTATAGAAGTTCAGGGAACTGCGGAGGGTGAGGCTTTTTCACGTGAACAGTTAAATGCAATTATCGACTGCGCGACTGAGTCGCTTAAAGTTGTTTTCACTGAGCAAGAAAAAGTTCTAGGTTAATATGAAATTTATTCTAGCATCTGGAAATACTCATAAGGCCCAAGAATTTTCTGAACTCTTAGATCCTAATATTCTTGAAGTTAGTGCGGCCAGCGAAAAGCTTGAAGTTGAAGAAAATGGTGTTTCTTATAATGAAAATGCATTTCTTAAGGCCAAAGCCTATTATGATAGATTTCAGCTTCCAGTGCTGTCTGATGATTCAGGTTTAAATGTTGCGGCTATTCCAAATGAGTTAGGTATTCACTCTGCGCGTTTTGGAGGAGATGGACTAACTGATAAAGATAGAGCATTGCTTTTACTAGAAAAAATGAAAAATATTGATAATAGAGATGCAAATTTTACATGTGTTCTTTGCTTTTACTTGAACCCTCAAGAAATTTTCTTTTTTGAGGGGAGGCTCCAAGGAAAGATTGGGCGAGAGTATCTTGGAGAGCACGGCTTTGGTTATGACCCTATATTTCACGGATTAGGGCCTTTTGAGGACCAGACAGTGGCCCAGGTGCCTGAATGGAAGCATGAGAACTCTCATCGATCAAAGGCCTGTAAAAGTGCACTGAAATTTTTCAAAGAAAGAAATTGCCAAATTGATTCATAGGCCTTATAAAATTTGAACCTAATTGTTTATGTCGGAGTGTAGCGCAGGGGTAGCGCACCTGCTTTGGGAGCAGGGGGTCGTAGGTTCAAATCCTATCACTCCGACCATTTTCTAATACTATCAACAACTTATACTATTTTTTTCTAAAGTCATTAATTAAAGTCTCTTCGAAGATTTCTTTTTCGAATTCAAGATCACAGCTGGGGTTTACTTCTGACACTGGTGTTGGACCTTTCCAGAGTTTAAAATAGATACTCCAAAAGCTTGGATTGGCGTCACTACTTCTAGTAAGTCTTGGTAAGTAAAGCCAAGAGATATTTGGATCACGATGATGGTTGAGATGGTAGTGGTAGTTGAGCCAGATCATATGAACGGGCAATGAGACTTTTAGATTCCACGCTCCGTTTCGAACATCTCTTTTGCTCCAAGCGTGGTCGGTATACTGCAAGCTGGACCATATGACAGCAAAGCTCCAGTAGCAAATAATCCAAGTCTTAAATGATAATGAAAGAGTGTAAATGAGAGCCGCCTGGATACTTATAGAAAAGAGTATTTCTAGACGCATAAGATTTTGTGGAGCACTCTTTCTGTCCAATCCACTTAGCATGTCATCAAAACCAGCTTTCTTCATTAAATCATTTTTTCTAAAGAAATCATTGTTAAATAACCAAGGACATAGAAGGAAGATAATATTTGCAAGTGGCGAGCTAGGCCAATAGAAGCCTGTCAAAAGTGTATAGATAATAAATTTCTTCATGAATTTACTATCTTTAGGGTAGTACTGATCAAATAGCTCAGCATCTGTTCGATTTCTCTTGTGATGCCCTAGATGAAAAATTTGTTGAAGAGTAAATGACGTTGGAAAGAAAGCAGCACTAACTCTTCCGAAAGTATTATTGATAAATTTATTTTTACAAAATGTTCCATGAACTGATTCATGTAGCAATGAGAATATTGTATTACCCGTGAGGGCAAAGCATAATGCCCAGGGTAGTATGAGTATAGAATTTTGATTAATATTTGCCATATATAGAAATGTTGTGGCCAAGCTATAGCTCACTACTGCAATTGCAATATTTCTTTTCATGGGAAATAGATTTCTAAATTCTTTTGCTTTATTGATGCTCATAATAATGTAAAATTATAGCATGACCAAAGCTACATATTTATTTTTTATCCTATTATTTATCATGATTTCTTGTTCAAAAGAAACTGACCCTGCTGCTGAAGAAAAATTCAATACTAGTCATGAGAAATTTCTTAATGATATATCGAAGAGATCAAAGAAGGTTCTAAGCGAAGATTTTTCTTTTTCTGGAGTTGAGCTTATTTATGTTCAATCTGGAAGTATATATTATCAATGGTTTGGTCATGTTTTTATTCGCTTTGTAGGTTCTGGTAAAACGTCTGATGAAGATTTAGGAGTAAGTTTTATTGCTGATTTTAATGAGTATGCGCTGGATAATCTCAAGGCCTATTATGGAGGCTATACTGTTTTACCTGTTGTTGATAAATGGGAAAACTATGTCAGAGATTACACTAAAGTCGAAAAGAGATATATTGATCGCTATATATTCCCAACAACTTTAGAGCAAAGAAATGATTTAAAGAAAGCACTAAAGAGCTGGATAAAGGATCCGAGTATTCCTGGGAGTTACTCATTTAGAAGAAATGGCTGTACTGCATTACTGTTAAAACTTATTGCTACCTTCTCTAAAGATATTGATTCCTCTAAAGTTCTATTTCCTATTGAAGTAGTGCACTACTTACAGCAAAAGAAGAAACTATCTTTTAGATATGAAAGAATTCTTCCTGAAAATTATAATAACTTAAAGAATGTGATTAATTTAGATAAAGATTACCAACTGTGATTAAAGTACCAGATAAAGCCACCTTTATAAGCTATTGTCTTTGGCAGTCTTTGGCCATGACTACTTTTGTTATAGTTTATGGTTTATGCAATCACTACGCATCACTACAGCAAAACCATTATAAGCTTTATTTTGATTGGGAATTGTCGATTCCTCATATCCCATTAATGATGTTGGCCTATAGAAGTTTGGATATTCTACTATGTAGTGTTTTGTTTCTTCTCTCAAAAGAAACGATGAAACAATATGCAAAGGCGATGATCTTTTCAGTTGTTGTCGCTGCTCCAATTTTTATTATCTTTCCGGCAAAACTTGGGTTTCCTAGACCTGAAGTACATGAATACTTTCAAGTTCTTTACGATATTCTTTATAAGATAGACAAACCTCATAACCTGTTACCATCAATGCATGTTGTGTATGCCTCAATTGGACTGTTTGCTATTAATTTCGAAAATGCATTTAGTAAGGGAGTTGTTCTTTTTACTTCAGTATGGTTAATGTTGATTTGCGCTTCGGTCGTGCTCGTTCATCAGCATCATATTCTTGATATACCAACAGGGCTTGGACTTGGTTATCTTTCTTATAGAATATTTATCAAAAAAAATTTAGTTAAAGAGTGAGTTTTGAAATTCCTTATCTCTTGGTAATTTATCCCAATACTGCCAAAACTTAATTACACTACTGTCGTGTTTGGCATAAAGTCCCCTATACTTAGGTTGCATGCCTTCAATGATTTCAATATCAGGTTTTAAAAATTCAATACCTAAAAAAGTCGTTAACTCTAATCTGAGCTTTTGAAATAGCTTCTTGTGAAGCCTTTTTTCAGGATTAGAGATACTTGTTAGAAAAATACGAGAGTTGTTCTGATCTATAGGGAGCGAAGTTATAAGAATATTGTCCCGTGTGTCCTTAAGTGTTATTGATAGAAAGTTTCCTCCATAACAATCAAGGCGAACAACATTTTCCTTTGTATTGATAAGACGAATGAATTTATCATATAAACTATTAGGAAGAACTTTCATTGCGTAGTCAGCACTTAAGTGGAATGAATTATTAGAATCGATTATTACATCCTCGCTTATCGTTCTACTGTGAATACAATCAAGGTGGTGGGTATCAAATCCATTGAATAGTAAAGCTTGATAGGGGGTTTTAAGTTCATAATTGGCCACACTTGAAGAGGTGTAAAGATTTTGATCCTCTAGTCTTGAAAAGATTGGAAAGTCAAATTTCACCTTACTACCAAGATATCCAAAAATAATGCCAACTTCTTCTTTTATACTTAACGAGATCGTATGTGCATTTGTTGGAATTTCATCACTTCCAAAAATGGTAGTGCATTTCCCATGATTATTAAATTGTCTAAAGTGAAAAGGACATAGAGGCCCATCTTCTATTATCTTTGCTCTATTAAGGTCAGTACCCATGTGAGGACAGAACCTTTTTATGGCACCAACTTTATTCGTCTTTGATCTGAAGACAAGTA contains these protein-coding regions:
- a CDS encoding non-canonical purine NTP pyrophosphatase; protein product: MKFILASGNTHKAQEFSELLDPNILEVSAASEKLEVEENGVSYNENAFLKAKAYYDRFQLPVLSDDSGLNVAAIPNELGIHSARFGGDGLTDKDRALLLLEKMKNIDNRDANFTCVLCFYLNPQEIFFFEGRLQGKIGREYLGEHGFGYDPIFHGLGPFEDQTVAQVPEWKHENSHRSKACKSALKFFKERNCQIDS
- a CDS encoding fatty acid desaturase, coding for MSINKAKEFRNLFPMKRNIAIAVVSYSLATTFLYMANINQNSILILPWALCFALTGNTIFSLLHESVHGTFCKNKFINNTFGRVSAAFFPTSFTLQQIFHLGHHKRNRTDAELFDQYYPKDSKFMKKFIIYTLLTGFYWPSSPLANIIFLLCPWLFNNDFFRKNDLMKKAGFDDMLSGLDRKSAPQNLMRLEILFSISIQAALIYTLSLSFKTWIICYWSFAVIWSSLQYTDHAWSKRDVRNGAWNLKVSLPVHMIWLNYHYHLNHHRDPNISWLYLPRLTRSSDANPSFWSIYFKLWKGPTPVSEVNPSCDLEFEKEIFEETLINDFRKK
- a CDS encoding DUF4105 domain-containing protein encodes the protein MISCSKETDPAAEEKFNTSHEKFLNDISKRSKKVLSEDFSFSGVELIYVQSGSIYYQWFGHVFIRFVGSGKTSDEDLGVSFIADFNEYALDNLKAYYGGYTVLPVVDKWENYVRDYTKVEKRYIDRYIFPTTLEQRNDLKKALKSWIKDPSIPGSYSFRRNGCTALLLKLIATFSKDIDSSKVLFPIEVVHYLQQKKKLSFRYERILPENYNNLKNVINLDKDYQL
- a CDS encoding phosphatase PAP2 family protein; translation: MTTFVIVYGLCNHYASLQQNHYKLYFDWELSIPHIPLMMLAYRSLDILLCSVLFLLSKETMKQYAKAMIFSVVVAAPIFIIFPAKLGFPRPEVHEYFQVLYDILYKIDKPHNLLPSMHVVYASIGLFAINFENAFSKGVVLFTSVWLMLICASVVLVHQHHILDIPTGLGLGYLSYRIFIKKNLVKE
- a CDS encoding Rieske 2Fe-2S domain-containing protein, with product MNRDELFKFYPESWYPLCLSSELKKGQSKLIKAFDNTLLVFRSKTNKVGAIKRFCPHMGTDLNRAKIIEDGPLCPFHFRQFNNHGKCTTIFGSDEIPTNAHTISLSIKEEVGIIFGYLGSKVKFDFPIFSRLEDQNLYTSSSVANYELKTPYQALLFNGFDTHHLDCIHSRTISEDVIIDSNNSFHLSADYAMKVLPNSLYDKFIRLINTKENVVRLDCYGGNFLSITLKDTRDNILITSLPIDQNNSRIFLTSISNPEKRLHKKLFQKLRLELTTFLGIEFLKPDIEIIEGMQPKYRGLYAKHDSSVIKFWQYWDKLPRDKEFQNSLFN